One genomic window of Roseateles sp. DAIF2 includes the following:
- a CDS encoding YXWGXW repeat-containing protein, whose product MRHRVFSRLALVGAAALLTGLSGCVVAPVGPAYAVDDGYYHRGPPPVVGHVWIDGYWTWQAGRRSWVGGHWGPPHRPRGYHHRGR is encoded by the coding sequence ATGCGCCATCGTGTTTTCTCGCGCCTTGCCCTCGTCGGCGCCGCGGCCCTGCTGACGGGGCTCAGCGGCTGCGTGGTCGCGCCGGTCGGGCCGGCCTATGCGGTCGACGACGGCTATTACCACCGCGGCCCGCCGCCGGTGGTCGGCCATGTCTGGATCGACGGCTACTGGACCTGGCAGGCCGGGCGCCGCAGCTGGGTCGGCGGCCATTGGGGCCCGCCGCACCGGCCGCGCGGCTACCACCACCGCGGTCGCTGA
- a CDS encoding serine/threonine protein kinase — protein MPASPPAAPLPPALGRFRPLRQLGRGAQAVVWLAHDPRLDREVALKVLLAGAAPAHVEAWLHEARAVSRLTHPNIVPVFEADMQGGQAYLVFEYVAGQTLAERLRQGPRPDPRQAVELMLGVLDGLTAAHAAGVVHRDLKPSNILLDAKGRPRVMDFGIAGRLSEAGRPQGIVGTPGYISPEAARGEAPAASMDVFAAAVMLAELLSGQRLNADPDPWRAVRRAAEQDLLLPSGLDAAVDDKLRAIVQRGLARDAAQRWPSVRALHDALHEWLHPAVAPAGDAGDTAALDFLLRRMRHKTDFPAMSDAVGRIQRLTQSEHESITSLSNEILKDVALTHKLLRLVNTAQFSHAGGGSISTVSRAAALIGFAGIRNLALSLILLERMENKAHAQLLREEFLRSLMAGSLARELCLVQRENEESFLVAMLQNLGRLLTEFYFPEEAQQVRRVTRPERRPGEAAAPPVSEALASAQVLGLSYEQLGLGVARQWGLPDTLQRGMRRPDGEPPMRLLDNPAERQRWLARAANEMSDLILQTEPEQTHARLKAMAQRYSRSLGVPIEAFDAAADQARQRLAQLAQAMDIKPAKQSPAQRLLAPVVPTQDDSLSPHELQATLVADATVDMSREQAAETLAAGIQDITNAMVESFKLNEVLRMILETIYRSLGFRRVIFCLRDPRIEALTGRFGLGEGVEAVVPLFRVPLKTPPGVHADLFAAVCQKGVDTLIADASVPKIAERLPDWFRGAPKAASFLILPMAVKGAPFAMIYADKARPGGIDLGEKELSLLRTLRNQAVMAFRQAN, from the coding sequence ATGCCCGCCTCCCCGCCCGCCGCGCCGCTGCCGCCCGCGCTGGGACGTTTCCGCCCGCTGCGCCAGCTGGGCCGGGGCGCCCAGGCCGTGGTCTGGCTGGCCCATGACCCGCGGCTGGACCGCGAGGTGGCGCTGAAGGTGCTGCTGGCCGGCGCCGCGCCGGCCCATGTCGAGGCCTGGCTGCATGAGGCGCGCGCGGTCAGCCGCCTGACGCATCCGAACATCGTGCCGGTGTTCGAGGCCGATATGCAGGGCGGCCAGGCCTATCTGGTGTTCGAGTATGTGGCCGGGCAGACCCTGGCCGAGCGCCTGCGCCAGGGCCCGCGCCCGGACCCGCGCCAGGCGGTGGAGCTGATGCTGGGCGTGCTGGACGGCCTGACGGCCGCGCATGCTGCGGGTGTCGTGCACCGCGACCTGAAACCCTCGAACATCCTGCTCGATGCCAAGGGCCGGCCGCGCGTGATGGACTTCGGCATCGCCGGGCGCCTGAGCGAGGCGGGCCGGCCGCAGGGCATCGTCGGCACGCCCGGCTATATCTCGCCGGAGGCGGCGCGCGGCGAGGCGCCGGCCGCCTCGATGGACGTGTTCGCGGCGGCGGTGATGCTGGCCGAGCTGCTGTCGGGCCAGCGCCTGAATGCCGACCCTGATCCCTGGCGCGCGGTGCGACGCGCGGCCGAGCAGGACCTCTTGCTGCCCTCGGGCCTGGACGCGGCGGTGGACGACAAGCTGCGCGCGATCGTGCAGCGCGGCCTGGCGCGCGACGCCGCGCAGCGCTGGCCGAGCGTGCGCGCGCTGCACGATGCGCTGCATGAATGGCTGCATCCGGCGGTGGCGCCGGCCGGCGACGCGGGCGATACCGCGGCGCTGGACTTCCTGCTGCGCCGCATGCGCCACAAGACCGATTTCCCGGCCATGTCCGACGCGGTGGGCCGCATCCAGCGCCTGACGCAGTCGGAGCACGAGAGCATCACCAGCCTCTCGAACGAGATCCTGAAGGACGTGGCGCTGACCCACAAGCTGCTGCGCCTGGTCAACACCGCGCAGTTCAGCCATGCCGGCGGCGGCAGCATCTCCACCGTCTCGCGCGCCGCGGCGCTGATCGGCTTCGCCGGCATCCGCAACCTGGCGCTGTCGCTGATCCTGCTGGAGCGCATGGAGAACAAGGCCCATGCCCAGCTGCTGCGCGAGGAGTTCCTGCGCTCGCTGATGGCAGGCTCGCTGGCGCGCGAGCTGTGCCTGGTGCAGCGCGAGAACGAGGAGAGCTTCCTGGTCGCGATGCTGCAGAACCTGGGCCGGCTGCTGACCGAGTTCTATTTCCCCGAGGAGGCGCAGCAGGTGCGCCGCGTCACGCGCCCCGAGCGCCGCCCCGGCGAGGCCGCCGCGCCGCCGGTCAGCGAGGCGCTGGCCTCGGCCCAGGTGCTGGGCCTGAGCTACGAGCAGTTGGGCCTGGGCGTGGCCCGGCAATGGGGGCTGCCGGACACCCTGCAGCGCGGCATGCGCCGCCCCGACGGCGAGCCGCCGATGCGCCTGCTGGACAACCCGGCCGAGCGCCAGCGCTGGCTGGCGCGCGCGGCCAACGAGATGTCGGACCTGATCCTGCAGACCGAGCCGGAGCAGACCCATGCGCGGCTGAAGGCGATGGCGCAGCGCTACTCGCGCTCGCTGGGCGTGCCGATCGAGGCCTTCGACGCGGCCGCCGATCAGGCGCGCCAACGCCTGGCCCAGCTGGCGCAGGCGATGGACATCAAGCCCGCCAAGCAGTCGCCGGCGCAGCGCCTGCTGGCGCCGGTTGTGCCGACCCAGGACGACAGCCTCTCGCCGCATGAGCTGCAGGCCACACTGGTGGCCGATGCCACGGTCGACATGAGCCGCGAGCAGGCGGCCGAGACCCTGGCCGCCGGCATCCAGGACATCACCAATGCGATGGTCGAGAGCTTCAAGCTCAACGAGGTGCTGCGCATGATCCTCGAGACCATCTACCGCAGCCTGGGTTTCCGCCGCGTGATCTTCTGCCTGCGCGATCCGCGTATCGAGGCGCTGACCGGCCGCTTCGGCCTGGGTGAGGGCGTCGAGGCGGTGGTGCCGCTGTTCCGCGTGCCGCTGAAGACGCCGCCGGGCGTGCATGCGGACCTGTTCGCCGCGGTCTGCCAGAAGGGTGTGGACACCCTGATCGCCGACGCCTCGGTGCCGAAGATCGCCGAGCGCCTGCCGGACTGGTTCCGCGGTGCGCCCAAGGCGGCGAGCTTCCTGATCCTGCCGATGGCGGTGAAGGGCGCGCCCTTCGCGATGATCTATGCCGACAAGGCGCGGCCCGGCGGCATCGACCTGGGCGAGAAGGAGCTGTCGCTGCTGCGCACCCTGCGCAACCAGGCGGTGATGGCCTTCCGGCAGGCGAACTGA
- a CDS encoding HDOD domain-containing protein, with the protein MVQPTNAHPVPNADLNAGQPAAGAPATAAPGAAVLRRFGRFELKALLNKSSRSMLWLVFDPRSSQELMLCMPRQAPNNPSALSHWLKMADTGARIQHPNLAHVVEVGQVEHWPYVAYDRALGETLDERLTRVGPPLPVDAAGWVCQYLEGLAFAHEAGHAHRDIQPATMLIDAAGHVRVLGLEIAQEVFPADADYGTVARRAARESAEEDVLCVGLLLHRMLNARPVLDENDLQLVVRRMQPIGHELVRLSFETPHPIAEPLRAIANRAADRQARQRYHSARSFWRALDGWRGAASEQGGMIAQLMDRLQRVGHLPIASLRLQRIGQSSAMEAQHASELSGLVLQDMALSLELLRRVNNALKAQGQAVGGGAILNMQRAIAMLGLNGVQQAARGLKAWPGPLSEANAARLQSLMKRVQRAGQVAQALRPAGYDGEVVYLITLMQNLGRLLLQYHFPDDAQQIRQLMVPAEPTADNPHPTAMSEQAAAYAVLGCDLEAMGTAVARYWSLGDELLHMMRRHAPDTPVRASAHSGDAELLRLTCSLANEIIDALQLPEQKRQAGVELATRRYARALGISLRDVLLALNPAAAEAQEGAAAPAEAQPPAFQHSQPSALRAKLRPRADGAEPQPPPPAEPPVPS; encoded by the coding sequence TTGGTCCAACCCACCAACGCGCACCCTGTGCCGAATGCCGATCTCAATGCCGGCCAGCCCGCCGCTGGCGCCCCTGCGACCGCCGCTCCCGGCGCGGCCGTGCTGCGCCGCTTCGGGCGCTTCGAACTCAAGGCCCTGCTGAACAAGAGCAGCCGCAGCATGCTGTGGCTGGTGTTCGACCCGCGCAGCAGTCAGGAGCTGATGCTGTGCATGCCGCGCCAGGCGCCCAACAACCCGTCGGCGCTGAGCCATTGGCTGAAGATGGCCGACACCGGCGCGCGCATCCAGCATCCGAACCTGGCTCATGTGGTCGAGGTCGGCCAGGTCGAGCATTGGCCCTATGTGGCCTACGACCGCGCCCTGGGCGAGACCCTGGACGAGCGCCTGACCCGCGTCGGCCCGCCGCTGCCGGTGGATGCCGCCGGCTGGGTCTGCCAGTACCTGGAGGGCCTGGCCTTCGCCCATGAGGCGGGCCATGCGCACCGCGACATCCAGCCTGCCACGATGCTGATCGATGCCGCAGGCCATGTGCGGGTGCTGGGCCTGGAGATCGCGCAGGAGGTCTTTCCCGCCGATGCCGACTACGGCACGGTGGCGCGCCGCGCGGCGCGCGAATCGGCCGAGGAGGACGTGCTCTGCGTCGGCCTGCTGCTGCACCGCATGCTGAACGCCCGCCCGGTGCTGGACGAGAACGACCTGCAGCTGGTGGTGCGCCGCATGCAGCCGATCGGCCATGAGCTGGTGCGCCTGTCCTTCGAGACCCCGCATCCGATCGCCGAGCCGCTGCGCGCGATCGCCAACCGCGCCGCCGACCGCCAGGCGCGCCAGCGCTACCACAGCGCCCGCAGCTTCTGGCGCGCGCTGGACGGCTGGCGCGGCGCGGCCAGCGAGCAGGGCGGCATGATCGCCCAGCTGATGGACCGGCTGCAGCGCGTCGGCCATCTGCCGATCGCCTCGCTGCGCCTGCAGCGCATCGGCCAGTCCTCGGCGATGGAGGCCCAGCATGCCAGCGAGCTGTCCGGCCTGGTGCTGCAGGACATGGCGCTGAGCCTGGAGCTGCTGCGCCGCGTCAACAACGCGCTGAAGGCCCAGGGCCAGGCGGTGGGTGGCGGCGCGATCCTGAACATGCAGCGCGCGATCGCGATGCTGGGTCTGAACGGCGTGCAGCAGGCCGCGCGCGGCCTGAAGGCCTGGCCCGGGCCGCTCAGCGAGGCCAATGCCGCACGCCTGCAGAGCCTGATGAAGCGCGTGCAGCGCGCCGGCCAGGTGGCGCAGGCGCTGCGCCCGGCCGGCTACGACGGCGAGGTGGTCTACCTGATCACGCTGATGCAGAACCTCGGCCGCCTGCTGCTGCAATACCATTTCCCGGACGACGCCCAGCAGATCCGCCAGCTGATGGTGCCGGCCGAGCCGACCGCCGACAACCCGCATCCCACCGCGATGAGCGAGCAGGCTGCGGCCTATGCGGTGCTGGGCTGCGATCTGGAGGCGATGGGCACCGCGGTGGCGCGCTACTGGAGCCTGGGCGACGAGCTGCTGCACATGATGCGCCGCCATGCGCCCGACACGCCGGTGCGCGCCAGCGCGCACAGCGGCGACGCCGAGCTGCTGCGCCTGACCTGCAGCCTGGCCAACGAGATCATCGACGCGCTGCAGCTGCCCGAGCAGAAGCGCCAGGCCGGCGTCGAGCTGGCCACGCGCCGCTATGCGCGCGCGCTGGGCATCAGTCTGCGCGACGTGCTGCTGGCGCTGAACCCGGCCGCGGCCGAGGCGCAGGAGGGCGCCGCCGCGCCGGCCGAGGCCCAGCCGCCGGCCTTCCAGCATTCCCAGCCCTCGGCGCTGCGCGCCAAGCTGCGGCCGCGGGCCGACGGCGCCGAGCCGCAGCCGCCCCCGCCGGCGGAGCCGCCCGTCCCGTCCTGA
- the hrpA gene encoding ATP-dependent RNA helicase HrpA, whose protein sequence is MPAPANPLPQTIEFPESLPVSSRREEIQRALAEHQVVIVCGETGSGKTTQLPKIALAMGRGRANGGGLIGHTQPRRIAASSVAKRIAEELNTPLGEIVGYKVRFQDRLQPGASVKLMTDGILLAETQTDPLLKAYDTLIIDEAHERSLNIDFLLGYLREVLPRRPDLKVVVTSATIDADRFANHFASAKGPAPVLMVSGRTFPVEQRYRPFEESREYDVNDAICDAVDELWREGSGDVLVFLPGEREIREAADALRKHHPPGVEVLPLFARLSEQEQNRIFQPHGAPRIVLATNVAETSLTVPGIRYVIDPGLARVKRYSYRNKVEQLQVEAISQAAANQRAGRCGRVSNGICIRLFDEKSFNERPRFTDPEILRSSLAGVILRMKALHLGQVEAFPFIEPPPRKAVADGYQLLNELGAVDDLNELTAMGKELSKLPLDPRVGRMILEARTRDALSEVLIIASALSGQDVRDRPMEQQQAADEKHKKFDDEKSEFMGYLKLWKWLGESRGGEGEHKLSSRKHEQLLRENFVSPRRVREWRDIYSQLHTVVAEHGWRLNGAPATYEQVHLSMLSGLLGNIGLKNDEDDFYLGARGIKFNRHPGAHLSKKPGRWIVAAELVETTRLFGRGIAAIEPQWLPGIAGHLLKTQLAEPHWEKKAAEVIALERATLYGIVVYSNRRVNFGKVDPVAAREIFIREALVNGEWDTRLPFLAHNRKQIAKVEELEHKSRRQDVLVDDELIYAFYDQQLPAEVCSGHSLERWYREASRGNPKLLQISREELMRHEAAGITSNAFPKTIRLGGVDCKADYLHEPGDVRDGLTVTVPIYALNQVSEERCEWLVPGMLGAKVLALVKSLHQRPRARLVPLPDYVAEFCELSAFAQGGLVEALLKSVKERTQLAIQKNDFKLEQLPAHLFMNYRVVDEHGRQLGLSRNLAALKAELGGQARSAFQALAALKLPGSAVAPAPELPPVAKGGIRAEVVKKPAEQAKPAHDAAARYTAWTFGTLPELMEVNKGAQTLIGFPALIDRGTHVEIEVFDEPEVAAAKHRLGLRRLVSLQLKEPLKYLEKNIPDLQPMSVAYMNLGTAEELRDQIIGVAVDRAFLAEPLPVHEFEFKTRVEEGRARLNLIAQEVARLTYQILLDFQAASRKLKDSRAPKEVADDIAAQLQRLMPKHFVTATPWSQAQHLPRYLKAITARLDKFRADPARDSQRLAELRPLEQRFLRRLAELKGTRDARLEDFRWQLEELRVSLFAQELRTPQPVSVKRLEKVWAQLSA, encoded by the coding sequence GTGCCGGCACCGGCCAATCCGCTGCCCCAGACGATCGAGTTTCCCGAATCGCTGCCGGTTTCCAGCCGGCGCGAGGAGATCCAGCGGGCGCTGGCCGAACACCAGGTGGTGATCGTCTGCGGCGAGACCGGCTCCGGCAAGACCACCCAGCTGCCCAAGATCGCGCTGGCGATGGGCCGCGGCCGCGCCAATGGCGGCGGGCTGATCGGCCATACCCAGCCGCGCCGCATCGCCGCCTCCAGCGTGGCCAAGCGCATCGCCGAGGAGCTGAACACGCCGCTGGGCGAGATCGTCGGCTACAAGGTGCGCTTCCAGGACCGGCTGCAGCCCGGCGCCTCGGTCAAGCTGATGACCGACGGCATCCTGCTGGCCGAGACCCAGACCGATCCGCTGCTCAAGGCCTATGACACCCTGATCATCGACGAGGCGCATGAGCGCAGCCTCAACATCGACTTCCTGCTCGGCTATCTGCGCGAGGTGCTGCCGCGCCGGCCGGACCTGAAGGTGGTCGTGACCTCGGCGACGATCGACGCGGATCGCTTCGCCAATCACTTTGCCTCGGCCAAGGGGCCGGCGCCGGTGCTGATGGTCTCGGGCCGCACCTTCCCGGTGGAGCAGCGCTATCGCCCCTTCGAAGAATCGCGCGAGTACGACGTCAACGACGCGATCTGCGACGCGGTGGACGAGCTCTGGCGCGAGGGCTCGGGCGATGTGCTGGTGTTCCTGCCTGGCGAGCGCGAGATCCGCGAAGCGGCCGATGCGCTGCGCAAGCACCACCCGCCCGGCGTCGAGGTGCTGCCGCTGTTCGCACGGCTCTCCGAGCAGGAGCAGAACCGCATCTTTCAGCCGCATGGCGCGCCGCGCATCGTGTTGGCCACCAATGTGGCCGAGACCTCGCTGACCGTGCCCGGCATCCGCTATGTGATCGATCCTGGCCTGGCCCGGGTCAAGCGCTACAGCTACCGCAACAAGGTCGAGCAGCTGCAGGTCGAGGCCATCAGCCAGGCGGCGGCCAACCAGCGCGCCGGCCGCTGCGGCCGCGTCAGCAACGGCATCTGCATCCGCCTGTTCGACGAGAAGAGCTTCAACGAGCGGCCCCGCTTCACCGATCCCGAGATCCTGCGCAGCTCGCTGGCCGGCGTGATCCTGCGCATGAAGGCCCTGCACCTGGGTCAGGTCGAGGCCTTTCCCTTCATCGAGCCGCCGCCGCGCAAGGCGGTCGCCGACGGCTACCAGCTGCTCAACGAGCTGGGCGCGGTGGACGACCTGAACGAGCTGACGGCGATGGGCAAGGAGCTGTCCAAGCTGCCGCTGGACCCGCGGGTCGGCCGCATGATCCTGGAGGCGCGTACGCGCGATGCGCTGTCCGAGGTGCTGATCATCGCCAGCGCGCTGTCCGGCCAGGATGTGCGCGATCGGCCGATGGAGCAGCAGCAGGCGGCCGACGAGAAGCACAAGAAGTTCGACGACGAGAAGTCGGAGTTCATGGGCTATCTGAAGCTGTGGAAATGGCTGGGCGAATCGCGCGGCGGGGAGGGGGAGCACAAGCTCTCCAGCCGCAAGCATGAGCAACTGCTGCGCGAGAACTTCGTCAGCCCGCGCCGCGTGCGCGAATGGCGCGACATCTACTCGCAGCTGCACACCGTGGTCGCCGAGCATGGCTGGCGTCTGAACGGCGCGCCGGCCACCTACGAGCAGGTGCATCTGTCGATGCTGTCGGGCCTGCTGGGCAATATCGGCCTGAAGAACGACGAGGACGATTTCTACCTCGGCGCCCGTGGCATCAAATTCAACCGGCATCCGGGCGCGCACCTGAGCAAGAAGCCGGGGCGCTGGATCGTCGCGGCCGAGCTGGTCGAAACCACCCGCCTGTTCGGCCGCGGCATTGCCGCCATCGAGCCGCAATGGCTGCCGGGCATCGCCGGCCATCTGCTGAAGACCCAGCTGGCCGAGCCGCATTGGGAGAAGAAGGCGGCCGAGGTGATCGCGCTGGAGCGCGCGACGCTGTACGGCATCGTGGTCTACAGCAACCGTCGGGTGAACTTCGGCAAGGTCGATCCGGTCGCGGCGCGCGAGATCTTCATCCGCGAGGCCCTGGTCAATGGGGAATGGGACACGCGCCTGCCCTTCCTGGCCCACAACCGCAAGCAGATTGCCAAGGTCGAGGAGCTGGAGCACAAGTCGCGCCGCCAGGACGTGCTGGTCGACGACGAGCTGATCTACGCCTTCTACGACCAGCAGCTGCCGGCCGAGGTCTGCTCGGGGCATTCGCTGGAGCGGTGGTACCGCGAGGCCAGCCGCGGCAACCCCAAGCTGCTGCAGATCAGCCGCGAGGAGCTGATGCGCCACGAGGCGGCCGGCATCACCAGCAACGCCTTCCCGAAAACCATCCGCCTGGGCGGCGTCGACTGCAAGGCCGACTACCTGCACGAGCCGGGCGATGTGCGCGACGGCCTGACCGTCACCGTGCCGATCTATGCGCTGAACCAGGTCAGCGAGGAGCGCTGCGAATGGCTGGTGCCTGGCATGCTGGGCGCCAAGGTGCTGGCCCTGGTCAAGAGCCTGCACCAGAGGCCGCGCGCGCGCCTGGTGCCGCTGCCCGACTATGTGGCCGAGTTCTGCGAGCTCAGCGCCTTTGCCCAGGGCGGCCTGGTCGAGGCGCTGCTGAAGTCGGTCAAGGAGCGCACCCAGCTGGCGATCCAGAAGAACGACTTCAAGCTGGAGCAACTGCCCGCCCATCTGTTCATGAACTACCGCGTGGTGGACGAGCATGGCCGTCAGCTGGGCCTGTCGCGCAACCTGGCGGCGCTGAAGGCCGAGCTGGGCGGCCAGGCGCGGTCGGCCTTCCAGGCCCTGGCGGCGCTGAAGCTGCCGGGCTCGGCGGTGGCGCCGGCGCCCGAGCTGCCGCCGGTGGCCAAGGGCGGCATACGCGCTGAAGTGGTTAAGAAGCCCGCCGAGCAGGCCAAGCCGGCCCATGATGCCGCGGCGCGCTACACCGCCTGGACCTTTGGCACGCTGCCGGAGCTGATGGAGGTGAACAAGGGCGCCCAGACCCTGATCGGCTTCCCGGCCCTGATCGACCGCGGCACGCATGTGGAGATCGAGGTCTTCGACGAGCCCGAGGTGGCGGCCGCCAAGCACCGCCTGGGTCTGCGCCGGCTGGTGTCGCTGCAGCTGAAGGAGCCGCTGAAATACCTGGAGAAGAACATCCCGGACCTGCAGCCGATGTCGGTCGCCTATATGAACCTGGGCACGGCCGAGGAGCTGCGCGACCAGATCATCGGCGTCGCGGTGGACCGCGCCTTCCTGGCCGAGCCGCTGCCGGTGCACGAGTTCGAGTTCAAGACCCGGGTCGAGGAGGGCCGTGCGCGCCTGAACCTGATCGCCCAGGAAGTGGCGCGCTTGACGTACCAGATCCTGCTGGACTTCCAGGCCGCCAGCCGCAAGCTCAAGGACAGCCGCGCGCCCAAGGAGGTGGCGGACGACATCGCCGCCCAGCTGCAGCGCCTGATGCCCAAACATTTCGTCACCGCGACGCCCTGGAGCCAGGCGCAGCATCTGCCGAGATACCTGAAGGCGATCACCGCGCGGCTGGACAAGTTCCGCGCCGATCCGGCCCGCGACTCGCAGCGCCTGGCCGAGTTGCGGCCCCTGGAGCAGCGCTTCCTGCGCCGCCTGGCCGAGCTGAAGGGCACGCGCGACGCGCGGCTGGAGGACTTCCGCTGGCAGCTGGAGGAGCTGCGCGTCAGCCTGTTCGCGCAGGAGCTGCGCACGCCGCAGCCGGTGAGCGTGAAAAGATTGGAAAAAGTCTGGGCGCAGTTGAGCGCCTGA
- the argA gene encoding amino-acid N-acetyltransferase, whose product MSLVFPHTFVPWFRSVAPYIHAYRGETFVVGMPGELVAAGKLNAFVQDLSILHAMGIKIVLVHGFRPQVNEQLVAKGQTPRFHQGVRITDAVALDCAQEAAGQLRFEIEAAFSQGLPNTPMANATVRVVSGNFLTARPVGIVDGVDYQHSGLVRKVDAAAIQRAIDSGAIVLLSPFGFSPTGEAFNLTMEEVATSAAIALQADKLLFMTEVDGVHEVPHDPESPIDTELALADAQRLLANLPKPTQPTDVAFYLQHCVKACQAGVERSHILPLAVDGALLQEVYTHDGIGTMVVDEKLESLREANPDDVGGIVALIEPFERDGTLVKRDRNEIERDIEAYTVIEHDGVIFGCAALYPYTEARTAEMAALTVSSEVQGQGDGDRILKRIEQRAKAMGLASIFVLTTRTMHWFIKRGFSPVEPEWLPEERKRKYNWDRRSQVLVKKLG is encoded by the coding sequence ATGAGCCTTGTCTTTCCCCATACCTTCGTGCCCTGGTTCCGTTCGGTGGCGCCCTATATCCACGCCTACCGCGGCGAGACCTTCGTGGTCGGCATGCCCGGCGAGCTGGTGGCGGCCGGCAAGCTGAACGCCTTCGTGCAGGATCTGTCGATCCTGCATGCGATGGGCATCAAGATCGTGCTGGTGCACGGCTTCCGCCCGCAGGTGAACGAGCAGCTGGTGGCAAAGGGCCAGACGCCGCGCTTCCACCAGGGCGTGCGCATCACCGACGCGGTGGCGCTGGACTGCGCCCAGGAAGCCGCCGGCCAGCTGCGCTTCGAGATCGAGGCGGCGTTCTCGCAGGGCCTGCCCAACACGCCGATGGCCAACGCGACGGTGCGGGTGGTCTCGGGCAACTTCCTGACCGCACGCCCGGTGGGCATCGTCGACGGCGTCGACTACCAGCACAGCGGCCTGGTGCGCAAGGTCGACGCGGCCGCGATCCAGCGCGCGATCGACTCGGGCGCGATCGTGCTGCTCTCGCCCTTTGGCTTTTCGCCCACCGGCGAGGCCTTTAACCTGACGATGGAAGAAGTGGCGACCAGCGCCGCGATCGCGCTGCAGGCCGACAAGCTGCTGTTCATGACGGAGGTCGACGGCGTGCACGAGGTGCCACATGACCCGGAGAGCCCGATCGACACCGAACTGGCCCTGGCCGACGCGCAGCGCCTCTTGGCCAACCTGCCCAAGCCGACCCAGCCGACCGACGTGGCCTTCTACCTGCAGCATTGCGTCAAGGCCTGCCAGGCCGGCGTCGAGCGCTCGCACATCCTGCCGCTGGCGGTCGACGGCGCGCTGCTGCAGGAGGTCTACACCCATGACGGCATCGGCACCATGGTGGTGGACGAGAAGCTGGAGAGCCTGCGCGAGGCGAACCCGGACGATGTCGGCGGCATCGTCGCGCTGATCGAGCCCTTCGAGCGCGACGGCACCCTGGTCAAGCGGGACCGCAATGAGATCGAGCGCGATATCGAGGCCTACACCGTGATCGAGCATGACGGCGTGATCTTCGGCTGCGCCGCGCTCTACCCCTATACCGAGGCGCGCACCGCCGAGATGGCGGCGCTGACCGTCTCCAGCGAGGTGCAGGGCCAGGGCGACGGCGACCGCATCCTCAAGCGCATCGAACAGCGCGCCAAGGCCATGGGCCTAGCCAGCATCTTCGTGCTGACCACCCGCACGATGCATTGGTTCATCAAGCGCGGCTTTTCGCCGGTCGAGCCGGAATGGCTGCCGGAGGAGCGCAAACGCAAATACAACTGGGACCGGCGCTCGCAGGTGCTGGTCAAGAAGCTCGGCTGA
- a CDS encoding oxidative damage protection protein, with translation MARMVQCVYLKKEGEGLDFAPYPGELGKRIYQNVCKEAWAAWMKHQTMLVNENRLNLADQRARQYLARQMEQFFFGSGAEQPAGYVPPTE, from the coding sequence ATGGCACGCATGGTGCAATGTGTTTACCTGAAGAAGGAAGGCGAAGGCCTGGATTTCGCGCCCTATCCCGGCGAATTGGGCAAGCGCATCTATCAGAATGTTTGCAAGGAGGCCTGGGCCGCCTGGATGAAGCACCAGACCATGCTGGTGAATGAAAACCGCCTGAACCTGGCCGACCAGCGCGCCCGCCAATACCTGGCCCGCCAGATGGAGCAATTCTTCTTCGGCAGCGGCGCCGAGCAGCCGGCGGGGTATGTCCCGCCGACCGAGTGA